Proteins encoded together in one Lathyrus oleraceus cultivar Zhongwan6 chromosome 5, CAAS_Psat_ZW6_1.0, whole genome shotgun sequence window:
- the LOC127083044 gene encoding trans-Golgi network-localized SYP41-interacting protein 1 isoform X4 produces the protein MSENNHVAEQDSDSDPHLRTQSNGDAESTIDTYQDQQVTHVDLKDEVLEEPEDGISTDTAKEDMFEDCPDELITLDGRIKEEEAVADEHEDEKEEESPILHQQESRFVEFDNGAAGELEQLRIKLENAVAEKESVVEEYQELLSARDREIENLNAKVSELVLSNESLQVSSQAQFEKDGNIDVVVDKMIYSLATVVNRERVSDNSRSGKIFYIEESTALLIEKYNQFLSEIYQLGQSFSEVGLGTIANEYGNILVDARGGLLELKRKEEELVQKLSHLEDENHKLVEELDKEKVIIGTLTTQLGNVKVELEQEKVKCANTKEKLSMAVTKGKALVQQRDSLKASLAGKSSELEKCLIELQEKSASLEAAELTKEELARTENMVASLNNSLQQNHTIFEQVEEILSHAELDQPEMLDLPERLRWLVDDRNKLKGTFLELRKLKDSLSLLDLPESVSSSDLESQMNWFIDSFRKAHNNIYALHEEVSTIKEASINHIDQMSISLLVDSQEKDYLQAELADMRFEYGELVGKNHQISLEKDQIVKMLIDFSGLNMNDEGIDQFSSTTLMIIDLCFQKLKGQSGSLSKASHIDSALFEKIQSLLYVRDQSLMLYEDILEEDFLIRSDVNKLSNELKVVSEEVIALKEERRSLLKDLERSEEIQSLLYVRDQSLTLYEDILEEDLLIRSDVNKLSNELKMVSEEVIALKEERNSLLKDLERSEEKTGMLRDKLSMAVKKGKGLVQDRDNLKGLINEKNSEIEQLKVDLQKHESAVSEYKDEIKRLSSDLESIPKLENDLLEIKKERTRFEQFLMESNNMLQRVMECIDGIVLPVDPVFGEPIEKVKWLAGFVNDCQDAKVHVEQQLQLVKEEASILEVKLAEAQETVNSLEQRLSSSEDTVSQLAEEKTELEREGEKVVEELQSVKEKVAEARSTNKLLEDALSQAEKDISVLSEEKEQAQVSRVAAETELERFRDEAVRQTGELAEASRTIKDLEVELSQVESKVNLLTEKYNADQVVKTDLENELKKLQDEAANDASKSVAAETELERVRAEAVRQTGELAEAIKTIKDLEVELSQVKSKVDILTEKCNADQVVKTDLENELKKLQDEAANDASKSVAAETELERARAEAVRQTGELAEAIKTIKDLEVELSQVESKVDILTEKYNADQVVKTDLENELKKLQDEAADNASNSVGSSAPIRSLEDELLKARDDISTLENANEIAKQEISSLSSKLSSYMVDLSGKNGCLGTKSLALLTSFNYLQVLIRDDTLFLKIKQCFERKCETLKKVDLTVNKVNNYLTLAAKDSEGHLEMEEDPPVRKSFTGSLENFEVEMDKGETNGITMETIISSIGKIADELTLRSKHIADAFDEYSDSIDEFLSPLPGKLLETESNIMAIVEHMKIMKEEANSVAKLNEEKDNIIATLENDISLLLSSCTDSTSELQNEVDQNLGQLGSTFEDEKFNHEADEQVEHHRNSKYADASRKLINASGKVQTLIRQFKLKSEQVDTTVRDLQAKLNETTVAFELATEEKDFNKNRVLQLESDIQSLEIACSELKDKVEGYHVLEEKLKEKEEEISSMHSALVAKEEESSILSASQLKDIFDKLDRIDIPIVESGDDLELHTSDPVKKLSYIIDSVTRLHHEINSLSHDKKEMQTILDTKVLEINDLEEEVKQLNRHCEDSKMVKSELFELTSVLEKIIDILGANDDWVVDRKSKGVRELLPALEKHIIAIISESENSKSKAQELGIKLVGSQKVIDELTTKIKLLEDSIQDRNSQPEIVQERSIYEAPLLPASSEITEVEEGSRGKKALSPVPPAAHSRVMRKGSTEHLALDISVESDHLINSTDTDDDKGHVFKSLNTSGFVPKQGKLIADRIDGIWVSGSGVLMSRPRARLGLIGYLLIMHIWLLGTVL, from the exons ATGTCTGAGAATAATCACGTAGCAGAGCAAGATTCGGATTCGGATCCTCATTTGAGAACCCAATCAAATGGGGATGCGGAATCAACCATTGATACTTATCAAGATCAG CAGGTAACTCATGTTGATCTCAAAGATGAAGTTTTGGAAGAACCTGAAGATGGAATATCCACAGATACTGCCAAAGAGGACATGTTTGAAGATTGCCCTGACGAGCTAATTACGCTCGATGGTAGGATAAAGGAAGAAGAAGCTGTAGCTGATGAACATGAAGATGAGAAGGAAGAGGAAAGTCCAATTCTTCATCAACAAGAGAGTCGTTTTGTTGAATTTGACAATGGTGCAGCGGGGGAGCTGGAACAGCTGCGTATAAAGTTGGAGAATGCTGTTGCTGAGAAAGAAAGTGTTGTGGAGGAATACCAG GAACTTTTATCTGCGAGGGACCGTGAGATAGAGAATCTAAATGCGAAGGTTTCTGAATTAGTGCTATCCAATGAGAGCTTGCAAGTTTCGTCACAAGCTCAGTTTGAAAAAGATGGTAATATTGATGTTGTGGTGGATAAGATGATATATTCTCTTGCAACTGTTGTTAATCGAGAGCGAGTATCGGATAATTCTAGAAGTGGGAAAATATTTTATATCGAGGAAAGTACTGCACTTCTGATTGAAAAGTATAATCAGTTTCTTTCTGAAATTTATCAACTCGGACAGTCGTTTTCTGAAGTTGGCTTGGGTACTATAGCGAATGAATATGGGAACATACTTGTTGATGCTCGGGGTGGGTTGCTAGAGCTCAAGAGAAAGGAAGAAGAATTGGTTCAAAAACTGTCTCATTTAGAAGATGAAAATCACAAGCTGGTTGAAGAGCTTGACAAGGAAAAGGTGATAATAGGGACATTGACTACTCAGCTTGGAAATGTAAAGGTAGAACTAGAGCAGGAAAAGGTTAAATGTGCTAATACCAAAGAAAAGCTTAGTATGGCTGTGACAAAAGGAAAGGCCTTGGTCCAGCAGCGAGATTCACTAAAGGCATCGCTGGCTGGTAAATCCAGTGAGCTTGAGAAATGTCTAATTGAACTGCAGGAGAAATCAGCTTCACTAGAAGCTGCTGAACTTACTAAAGAAGAGTTGGCCCGGACTGAAAATATGGTTGCATCCCTGAATAATTCATTACAGCAAAATCATACAATTTTTGAGCAAGTAGAAGAAATCTTGTCTCATGCCGAACTTGATCAGCCTGAAATGCTTGATTTGCCAGAGAGACTAAGATGGCTTGTGGATGACAGAAATAAACTTAAGGGCACCTTCTTGGAACTACGCAAATTGAAGGATTCTCTATCTCTATTAGACCTACCAGAGTCTGTTTCATCATCTGATCTGGAATCACAAATGAACTGGTTTATAGATTCTTTTCGTAAGGCCCACAATAATATTTATGCTCTACATGAAGAAGTTTCTACAATCAAGGAAGCATCCATAAATCATATTGATCAGATGAGTATTTCACTTTTGGTGGACTCACAAGAAAAAGATTACCTTCAGGCTGAATTAGCAGATATGAGGTTTGAATATGGAGAGCTTGTTGGCAAGAACCATCAGATTTCTTTGGAGAAGGATCAGATAGTGAAAATGTTAATTGATTTTTCCGGTCTAAACATGAATGATGAAGGAATTGATCAATTCTCTTCCACCACTTTGATGATCATTGACTTatgttttcaaaaattgaaaggaCAGAGTGGTTCTCTCTCCAAAGCATCTCATATTGATTCCGCATTGTTTGAAAAGATTCAAAGTCTCCTGTATGTCAGGGATCAGAGCTTAATGCTGTACGAAGACATACTTGAAGAAGATTTTCTAATTAGATCTGATGTGAATAAGCTGTCAAACGAGTTAAAAGTGGTATCTGAGGAAGTTATAGCACTGAAAGAAGAAAGGCGTTCTCTGCTGAAAGATCTTGAACGATCAGAGGAAATTCAAAGTCTCCTGTATGTCAGGGATCAGAGCTTAACGCTGTATGAAGACATACTTGAAGAAGATTTGCTAATTAGATCTGATGTGAATAAGCTGTCAAATGAGTTAAAAATGGTATCTGAGGAAGTTATAGCACTGAAAGAAGAAAGGAATTCTCTGCTGAAAGATCTTGAACGATCAGAGGAAAAGACTGGCATGCTTAGGGACAAGTTGTCCATGGCAGTTAAGAAAGGAAAGGGATTAGTTCAAGATAGGGACAATCTAAAAGGTCTTATAAATGAAAAGAACTCAGAGATTGAGCAGTTGAAGGTTGATTTGCAGAAGCATGAATCTGCAGTTTCTGAATACAAGGATGAGATCAAGAGATTGTCCAGTGATTTGGAAAGCATTCCTAAACTAGAGAATGATCTTCTCGAAATAAAAAAGGAAAGGACTCGGTTTGAACAGTTTTTGATGGAGAGCAATAACATGTTGCAGAGAGTGATGGAATGCATTGATGGCATCGTTCTTCCAGTTGATCCAGTTTTTGGCGAACCTATAGAAAAGGTGAAGTGGCTTGCTGGTTTTGTCAATGATTGCCAAGATGCTAAGGTGCATGTAGAGCAACAGTTGCAGTTAGTTAAGGAGGAAGCCAGTATACTTGAAGTTAAATTGGCAGAAGCCCAAGAAACTGTGAACTCCCTTGAGCAAAGATTATCTTCTTCAGAGGATACTGTTTCTCAACTTGCTGAAGAAAAGACAGAGTTAGAACGCGAGGGAGAAAAAGTTGTGGAAGAGTTGCAGAGTGTTAAAGAAAAAGTTGCTGAAGCTCGCAGTACTAATAAGCTACTTGAAGATGCTTTATCACAGGCAGAAAAAGATATTTCTGTGCTTTCTGAAGAGAAAGAGCAGGCTCAAGTATCTAGAGTTGCTGCAGAGACAGAGTTAGAGAGATTTAGAGACGAAGCAGTCAGGCAGACAGGAGAACTAGCAGAGGCCAGCAGAACAATAAAGGATCTAGAAGTTGAACTATCTCAGGTTGAGAGTAAGGTCAATTTGTTGACTGAAAAGTATAATGCTGATCAAGTTGTCAAGACTGATCTGGAAAATGAATTGAAGAAGCTGCAAGATGAAGCAGCAAATGATGCTAGCAAATCAGTTGCTGCAGAGACAGAGTTAGAGAGAGTTAGAGCTGAAGCAGTCAGGCAGACAGGAGAACTAGCAGAGGCCATCAAAACCATAAAGGATCTAGAAGTTGAACTATCTCAGGTTAAGAGTAAGGTCGATATTTTGACTGAAAAGTGTAATGCTGATCAAGTTGTCAAGACTGATCTGGAAAATGAATTGAAGAAGCTGCAAGATGAAGCAGCAAATGATGCTAGCAAATCAGTTGCTGCAGAGACAGAGTTAGAGAGAGCTAGAGCTGAAGCAGTCAGGCAGACAGGAGAACTAGCAGAGGCCATAAAAACCATAAAGGATCTAGAAGTTGAACTATCTCAGGTTGAGAGTAAG GTCGATATTTTGACTGAAAAGTATAATGCTGATCAAGTCGTCAAGACTGATTTGGAAAATGAATTGAAGAAGCTGCAAGATGAAGCAGCAGATAATGCTAGCAATTCAGTAGGTTCCTCTGCACCTATAAGATCACTGGAAGATGAATTGTTGAAGGCTCGAGATGATATTTCTACCCTAGAAAATGCAAATGAAATTGCCAAACAGGAAATATCTTCGCTCAGTTCAAAGTTAAGTTCATACATGGTTGACTTATCAGGAAAGAATGGCTGCTTAGGTACCAAATCCCTAGCGCTCCTTACATCCTTTAATTATCTTCAAGTGCTTATTAGAGATGATACTCTATTTCTCAAGATAAAACAATGCTTTGAGAGGAAATGTGAGACCTTGAAGAAAGTGGATCTCACTGTGAACAAAGTAAATAACTATCTTACCCTGGCTGCTAAGGATTCCGAAGGGCACCTCGAGATGGAG GAAGATCCACCCGTAAGAAAATCATTTACTGGCAGCCTTGAAAATTTTGAAGTTGAAATGGACAAAGGAGAGACTAATGGCATTACTATGGAGACCATAATCTCATCAATTGGAAAAATTGCAGACGAATTAACGTTGAGAAGCAAACATATTGCAGATGCGTTTGATGAATATTCGGATTCTATTGATGAATTTCTTTCTCCTCTCCCTGGAAAACTACTGGAAACCGAGTCAAATATAATGGCTATTGTTGAGCACATGAAAATTATGAAAGAAGAGGCAAATAGCGTGGCAAAGTTGAACGAAGAAAAGGATAATATTATCGCCACTTTAGAGAATGATATCAGTTTATTGCTGTCGTCATGCACTGATTCTACCAGTGAACTTCAGAATGAAGTTGACCAAAATCTTGGGCAACTTGGCTCCACTTTTGAGGATGAGAAGTTCAACCATGAAGCAGATGAACAAGTAGAACATCATAGAAACAGTAAATATGCAGATGCATCAAGAAAGTTGATAAATGCTTCTGGAAAAGTTCAAACTTTGATTAGACAGTTCAAATTGAAAAGTGAGCAAGTAGATACAACAGTTAGAGATTTGCAGGCCAAATTAAATGAAACAACAGTTGCTTTTGAATTGGCTACAGAGGAGAAAGACTTCAATAAGAACAGAGTTTTGCAGTTGGAGTCTGATATTCAATCACTCGAAATTGCTTGCAGTGAGCTTAAGGATAAGGTAGAAGGTTATCACGTCCTAGAAGAAAAATTAAAGGAGAAAGAGGAAGAGATTTCATCAATGCACAGTGCTTTGGTGGCAAAAGAAGAAG AAAGCTCCATCCTCTCGGCATCTCAGTTAAAAGATATCTTTGACAAGTTAGATAGGATCGATATTCCTATTGTAGAGTCTGGAGACGATTTGGAGCTACATACTTCAGACCCTGTGAAGAAGCTCTCTTATATTATTGATAGTGTTACTAGGTTGCATCATGAAATAAATTCTCTGTCTCATGATAAAAAAGAGATGCAAACAATCCTTGATACTAAGGTTCTTGAAATTAATGATTTAGAGGAGGAAGTCAAACAACTCAATAGACACTGTGAAGACTCAAAAATGGTTAAAAGCGAACTTTTTGAACTAACCTCTGTCTTGGAAAAAATTATAGATATTTTGGGAGCCAACGACGACTGGGTTGTAGATAGAAAATCTAAAGGTGTTAGAGAATTATTGCCAGCGTTGGAAAAGCATATCATTGCCATTATTTCGGAATCTGAAAATTCAAAATCTAAGGCCCAGGAACTTGGTATTAAATTAGTTGGAAGTCAGAAGGTTATTGATGAGTTAACGACCAAGATTAAGTTACTTGAAGATTCAATTCAAGATAGGAACTCTCAGCCAGAAATCGTCCAGGAAAGGAGCATATATGAAGCACCCTTATTACCTGCTAGCTCCGAGATAACTGAAGTTGAAGAG GGATCTCGTGGCAAGAAAGCATTATCTCCTGTCCCACCGGCTGCTCACTCACGTGTTATGAGAAAAGGATCTACTGAACATCTTGCACTTGATATTAGTGTGGAGTCTGATCATTTAATCAACAGTACTGATACTGACGACGATAAAG GTCATGTATTCAAGTCTCTGAACACTTCTGGATTCGTACCGAAACAAGGAAAGCTCATTGCCGATCGTATTGACGGAATATG GGTATCTGGTAGCGGTGTTCTCATGAGTCGGCCGAGAGCAAGATTAGGACTCATCGGCTATCTGCTAATCATGCATATATGGCTACTGGGGACAGTATTGTAG